TAAAAAAAAATGGGAGACCTTTTTCGGAGGCGGTAATCATAGCACAGAAACAGCCTAAAAGCTGAAAATAAACAGGTGTATATTTTTTGAAAAATTAATCCAAAGCAACCCCATGAAAACAAGTTATCAACTCCTCGCCATTGGCCTTCTGGTGGCTACCAACGCCTGCCAAACAGAACCTAATCCAGTACAACAAACAGATAACGTTGCTATCTCAAATGTTGGTACACTAAAAAAGAAACCTTTTGAATCAATAGATATTGTATTCCAACAATACGAAATAAATACCAGCCGCGACACAACCATCATTTATCCGAATGGCTCTACTTTGGCCATTGCCAAAAACTCATTTGTAAAAGCCAATGGCCAACCCGCCACAGGAACATTGCAAATTCAGTACCGAGAACTACACAACCCGTACGAAATTTGGCTTTCGGGAATCCCGATGGCCGTCCAAAACAAAGCCCAAAGTCCACAACTGGAGTCGGCGGGTATGCTCGAAATACACGCGTCCCAAAACGGCGAAGCCCTACAATTGCAAACAGGTAAAAGCGTAAAAGTTGCGATGATTTCTGAGCAAGCAGACACAAACTACAATTTATATTACTTGGATTCGGTAGCGCAAAATTGGCAGGAAACAGAAAAAAATTTGGCCGTAACCGAAATGCAATCTTCGAGCGATAAAGCCAATACCGACAGCAAACAATTGCAAGCGGCTATTGAGCAAGTTCGTGAAAAAGCCGCTGAGAAATTGCCCGTTCAGCCACAAGTGGCCGCACCGCAACGCTATCGGTTTCATGTAAAACTTGACCTTTCTACTTTCCCCGAAATGAAAATTTATGACGGAATAGAATGGGAATACGCCGACACCAAATCCAGCAACAACCCGATAAACAACCCTTGGGTAACCGATAACACATGGCTGAGTATGGAGCTGGAACGCACCAACAAAAAAGACATTTATTTGCTCACGCTTCGCGACCATACGCGCAGCTATTCGGCTAAAGTACGGCCTGTATTTGAAGCGGCCGACCTTGCCGACGCGCAAGCCATTTACGACGAGCATTTTGAAATTTATCAAAAATATGTAGCTAAGAAAGAGGCGCAAGTACTTGAGCAACAAGCTCTTATCGCTCAACGCAAAAACCGCGAACAAGCCTTACAAACCGTTAGCCGCACTTTTGAAATTACGGCAATGGGCGTATGGAACAGCGACCGCATCATCAGTGAGCCAAATACTTCGTATGTAGTAAACGTTAGTTTTGAGTTGGATAAACAACCTTGCAAAGCCGTCAAAGTGTATATGATAGACCGCGCCCTCAATTCGGTTTATTACGCCTACGAGTTGCCGCGCTTGAGCTTCCACAGCGAACACGACAATACTTTGCTGGTGGTTACGGACAAAGGCGAATTGGGCATTGCTACCGCCAAACAGTTTGAGAAATTGGGCAGCCGCACTGAACAACACGCCTTCCAACTGAAAAAAATTGCCTTCAATGCCACAGACTCACCCGAAAAGCTCCGCGATATTATCAACAAGCATTTGACAGGAAAAAATAGAATTTAAAGAAAAAGCCTATAAGACTTGATACATCTTATAGGCTTTTCGCTTTTTATTTAAGCTCAGAAGCTTTTATTTGATATTGGGTTAATTCTTTACCCATCGTATCAAACATTTTGATAGACAAAACTCTATCGTTTTTCGCGCCTGTTACTTCAAAAATCGAGTAATTGCGTTCGCCTACCAGCGTATTCGGCAAACGGAAAGTATTGTTTTCGGAAGGGTCGGCATGCGGCCCAGCCGTAAGCGGCGAGCAGGTAACATCATACAACGGGTATGTTCCTTCTCTATTCATTTTACTAATTTCGCTATGATGGCGGTCGCCTGTCAGGAATATAACACCTTTAATACCAGCCTTTTGAATGGCCGAAAGTAGTTTTTGTTTTTCGTCTGGGTAAGTAGAGAATGTCTCGTATTTGGCTACGTCGTTGAGCATTTGGCCGCCAGTTGCCACAAATTTAAAAGTTGCTTTGCTGTTCACGAGCGCGTCTATAAGCCATTGGATTTGCTCGTCTCCAAACATTTGTCTTGATCGCGTTTGGTCGTCGTTAGGGCTGCGGTGATAGCGATTATCCAACATAAAAAACTGAAGGTCAGACCATTGGAAAGTACCCGTAACGCCTCCTTTTCCTGTAAGATTGATATTTGGATTTGCCCAAAACAAATTGAAGGCTTCTTCCGTCAGGTTCTTGCCCCAATAGCTGCGGTCTGCGTCATTTACGCCGTAGTCGTGGTCGTCCCAAATGGCATAGTGGTGCACACTTCCCCAAAACGGTTGTAATTCGGGCAGCGAACGCGTGTGCGTATATCGGTGCAAAATTCCTGTGCGTGTACTCCAGTCGGCTTCGCGCAAATAAACATTGTCGCCGAGCCACACCATAAATTCGGGTTTAGCCTTCGCCAAAGACTGAAAAATTTCGTAATGGCCGCCGTAAGTTTGGTTAGGTCGGTCGTATTCGGGTTCGTTTACGTACGCACAACTGCCAATCGCGAAACGTACATTTGGCGCATCGGTACGCCATTGCCATAAAGTTTGGGTTTGAAATTCCAACGGATACGGACGCGGTACAACTTTGTCATTAATCAATAACTCATACTCGTATTTGCGTGTCGGTTGCACTTGGTCGGCAATGAGATGCGCCACAAAAGCCGTTTCCTTTTTCGTCTTTACGACATCTGTTTTCCATTTTTTTTCGGGTTTTCCTTTTTCCCAATAACGAATAGCCACTTGTGCAGGAGCATTGGTTTGCGCCCAAAGTTTTACTTCCATCATTTCGGAATAGCCTACCATCGGGCCAGACTGCAATAAGTTATTTTGGGCATTGAGATTAATTCCCATCAATAACAACGCAAAGAATATAATTTTTTTCATACAAAAATAAGGATAAAAGTATTGTGCAAAAGTACGAATTAGGCGATAGCAAGAAAGTTAAGTTTTTGTTATAAAAACAAAAGACCCCGACACCGCGAAGGTATCAGGGTCTTTTGTTTTATGTAAATTTTGAGAAATAAATACTATTTCAAAGAAATATTATTTACCAGTCAAAATCATTTGTCGAGTAGCGACCCCTTCCGCAGACATCACTTTCAAAATGTATGCGCCTTGTGGATATGCACTCAAATCTAATTGTAACACGGCCTCTTGACTTACTACTTGCTCGCCTGACAGCACTTGTTTGCCTACACTATTGTAAACAACATAGTTCACAGCACCACTCAAGCCTGCTACATTAACTAGACCCGTCGTTGGATTTGGATAAACACTTAATTGTGCTAGCTCCTGACCCAAACGCGCA
This genomic stretch from Flexibacter flexilis DSM 6793 harbors:
- a CDS encoding alkaline phosphatase D family protein, whose protein sequence is MKKIIFFALLLMGINLNAQNNLLQSGPMVGYSEMMEVKLWAQTNAPAQVAIRYWEKGKPEKKWKTDVVKTKKETAFVAHLIADQVQPTRKYEYELLINDKVVPRPYPLEFQTQTLWQWRTDAPNVRFAIGSCAYVNEPEYDRPNQTYGGHYEIFQSLAKAKPEFMVWLGDNVYLREADWSTRTGILHRYTHTRSLPELQPFWGSVHHYAIWDDHDYGVNDADRSYWGKNLTEEAFNLFWANPNINLTGKGGVTGTFQWSDLQFFMLDNRYHRSPNDDQTRSRQMFGDEQIQWLIDALVNSKATFKFVATGGQMLNDVAKYETFSTYPDEKQKLLSAIQKAGIKGVIFLTGDRHHSEISKMNREGTYPLYDVTCSPLTAGPHADPSENNTFRLPNTLVGERNYSIFEVTGAKNDRVLSIKMFDTMGKELTQYQIKASELK